One stretch of Pyrenophora tritici-repentis strain M4 chromosome 4, whole genome shotgun sequence DNA includes these proteins:
- a CDS encoding Peptidase-S9 domain containing protein, with amino-acid sequence MFNALNRPSLSYLLCSALFLQQSCHAVDLFSFSDTWQVLGPFQIGTREATWGADPLEYYGGFRNLKYDAEATFRSALPANGTASWNVTKALQTHSGDTAANASLSVTYSNVDWDFMRLIYGWAAVQYQAWARGELIVEGNKTQHVILHTDAILEYWVDDEHYFGGDYYRFRKAPPVLHLKPGSHTIDLRLARDVRAFGGILYPTIDVVVDVQQASGTLELAKPGILLSNVVQGKLASPIGSVYLRNSGEEDIDIISIAPTGVGSPISFGGMDSNAQILVGRATDRIDQDNSTPLDGYYNPGITIFAGQTRPVAFNVTLSTKIASSVEYTVTYKTVNSVGHSTLQVSQSLTHVNIHNSHKITFPHPGGMVSYAMLRPPPSNATCLAKSTKLPVLLQLHGAGLEADNPMVAGALDSVSNLCAWVLFPTGVTPWSGDDWHTWGFADVEAAIHAIPGWIEHVGWSGPGVDTGRWIVSGHSNGGQGTWYALTHRPDHVLAAAPVSGYTSIQNYVPYHLWQSADPRRTAVISASLNNYRHEMLMPNAHGIPIQQQHGEIDDNVPAYHSRLLAEQLYRNHADSSYNEVAGKNHWWDTVMTTSELVDFYYKQTVSEDALPRKMEHFLIVVGDPGDMGSKNGIKVKHLEDPGRYGRVGVRGHVIKTSNVQDIEFETDVWKLSVNIDGQELDLAGAVSAESTVSAYKTTSGWKIGSSETSVQPQRSGRQLGTMSAVLQTKGHFIIRHPGLDTSHIALQISRNLHQYFQADTSILSSPSYFLPSETTGNIITLAIGSIPKGLYPNFPIRASESGVAISDYRGHEYQYGQEAKAAAFLRPLEGERLELVLWGVDKEGLRQASRMVPMLTGVGQPDFVVLGENAKWKGVEGALAMGFFGSDWKVTPSSVVESG; translated from the exons ATGTTTAATGCGTTGAACCGGCCGTCGCTTTCGTACTTGCTTTGTTCTGCTTTGTTTCTGCAACAGTCATGTCATGCAGTCGACCTATTTTCCTTCAGCGATACATGGCAAGTCCTTGGACCCTTTCAAATAGGAACAAGAG AAGCGACGTGGGGCGCAGATCCACTTGAATACTATGGCGGCTTCAGAAACCTCAAATATGATGCCGAGGCGACTTTTCGAAGCGCGTTGCCCGCCAATGGAACTGCATCTTGGAATGTTACCAAAGCACTGCAGACGCATAGTGGTGATACTGCAGCCAACGCCTCGTTGAGTGTCACGTACTCCAATGTCGATTGGGACTTTATGAGACTTATCTACGGATGGGCCGCCGTTCAATATCAAGCATGGGCTCGCGGTGAGCTCATTGTAGAGGGCAACAAGACACAGCATGTCATCTTGCATACCGATGCTATTCTAGAGTACTGGGTTGATGATGAACATTACTTCGGTGGAGACTATTACCGTTTCCGCAAGGCGCCTCCTGTTCTGCACCTCAAACCTGGTTCTCACACAATCGACCTCCGGCTTGCTCGCGATGTAAGAGCTTTTGGTGGCATTTTGTATCCTACCATCGATGTCGTTGTCGATGTACAGCAAGCGAGTGGGACTTTAGAACTTGCGAAGCCTGGTATTCTGCTGTCTAATGTAGTACAAGGCAAGCTTGCATCACCTATCGGATCCGTGTATTTGAGGAACAGCGGCGAAGAAGATATTGACATTATTAGCATTGCACCGACAGGCGTAGGCTCTCCAATCTCTTTTGGAGGCATGGATTCTAATGCTCAGATCCTGGTTGGGCGCGCTACTGATCGTATTGATCAGGACAATTCTACCCCCTTAGATGGCTATTACAACCCAGGTATCACTATCTTTGCTGGCCAAACAAGGCCTGTAGCCTTCAACGTAACTTTGTCTACAAAAATCGCTTCTTCGGTGGAATATACCGTCACATACAAGACCGTTAATAGCGTCGGTCATTCGACTCTCCAAGTATCCCAGAGCTTGACCCATGTCAACATACACAACTCCCACAAGATCACCTTTCCTCACCCGGGCGGCATGGTTTCTTACGCCATGCTTCGTCCTCCGCCCAGCAATGCAACATGCTTAGCCAAGAGTACAAAGTTGCCAGTCCTACTGCAGCTTCACGGAGCAGGCCTAGAAGCTGATAACCCAATGGTTGCTGGCGCCCTGGATTCTGTCTCCAATCTCTGCGCATGGGTGTTGTTTCCTACTGGTGTGACACCCTGGTCCGGCGATGACTGGCATACCTGGGGGTTCGCTGATGTAGAGGCGGCAATTCATGCGATTCCAGGGTGGATTGAGCATGTTGGTTGGAGTGGTCCTGGCGTCGACACTGGCCGCTGGATAGTTTCAGGGCACTCGAATGGTGGACAAGGAACCTGGTACGCCCTGACTCATCGCCCCGATCACGTACTTGCTGCAGCTCCCGTTTCCGGCTATACCAGTATTCAGAACTATGTGCCATATCACCTATGGCAGTCTGCAGACCCTAGACGCACTGCGGTCATCAGTGCATCTCTCAATAACTATCGCCATGAGATGCTAATGCCGAATGCACACGGGATTCCCATTCAACAGCAACATGGTGAGATTGACGACAACGTCCCAGCATACCATTCTCGGCTCCTGGCAGAACAACTCTACCGAAACCATGCCGATTCGAGCTATAACGAAGTTGCTGGTAAAAACCACTGGTGGGACACTGTCATGACGACATCTGAGCTGGTAGACTTCTACTACAAACAAACGGTCAGCGAAGATGCTTTACCACGGAAGATGGAGCATTTCCTTATCGTCGTCGGCGATCCTGGGGATATGGGTAGTAAGAACGGTATCAAAGTCAAACATCTTGAAGATCCAGGACGCTACGGCAGGGTTGGTGTAAGGGGACATGTTATCAAGACTTCAAATGTGCAAGACATCGAATTTGAAACTGACGTCTGGAAGCTATCGGTGAACATTGACGGACAAGAATTGGATTTAGCAGGAGCAGTGTCGGCAGAATCCACAGTCAGTGCTTACAAAACGACCAGCGGCTGGAAAATCGGTTCATCCGAGACATCTGTCCAGCCTCAGAGAAGCGGAAGGCAGCTAGGGACCATGAGTGCTGTCCTCCAAACAAAGGGTCATTTCATTATTCGGCATCCAGGCTTAGATACATCTCACATTGCTCTGCAGATCTCTCGTAACCTACACCAGTACTTTCAAGCAGATACCAGTATTCTTTCCTCCCCCTCGTACTTCCTTCCATCAGAAACGACCGGCAATATCATAACCCTAGCCATCGGCTCTATCCCCAAAGGACTGTATCCAAATTTCCCTATTCGTGCCAGCGAGTCTGGGGTAGCTATCTCTGATTACCGGGGCCATGAATACCAATACGGACAGGAGGCCAAAGCAGCAGCCTTCTTGCGACCTTTGGAAGGAGAGCGACTGGAATTGGTTCTTTGGGGTGTTGACAAAGAGGGATTGCGTCAGGCTTCTCGCATGGTGCCAATGTTGACGGGCGTAGGACAGCCTGACTTTGTTGTACTTGGAGAGAATGCAAAGTGGAAAGGTGTAGAAGGTGCACTGGCGATGGGGTTCTTTGGTTCTGATTGGAAGGTTACGCCGTCGAGTGTTGTAGAGAGTGGGTAA